Within Cellulophaga sp. L1A9, the genomic segment TCCTCTGGACTCGTAAAATAAACAGCCTTCCATCCTGTCTCGGATGATTTCAGTGCGGTTCTTAATTCTAACTTCTGTGCATTTATTCTTTCAGTGGGACTTTCATCGAACACCTCTGCATTATCATCATCTGCACAATTAACCAAGAACATGCTTAACAGTACTACTATAATAGTATTAATTATATATTTATTATTTTTCATGTCGCTCTCTAATTATTTATTACTTCTTGCGTATTCCTAGCAGTTACTTCTTGTAACTCATAAATATCAATATCCCATTGTTTATCAAAGTAATCTGCAACTATAACCTCTTTTTTTCTAATATTTTCTCTTGCTTCTACATCAACAATAGCATCAATTAATGCATTATACTCTTCGTTAGAATTAATCAACATAAAATTTACCATCTCCGCAAAATCTTCAATCACATTACTTCTAGCATAATCAGATATAAACCCTAATTCTCTGGCATCTGCAATACTCGTATTAAACCATTGCGCAGTATATTCTGCCGGTGTAATCTCGCCGTACCCATCCTCATCAAAAGGAATTGTTTGATTTAAAATATGACAATATTCGTGTTGAATTGTAGATAAAAAACGCGTAATATTTGCCTTATCAGATACATCTACCAAATCGGTTTCAAATAATGTAATACGTTTACCGCCTTCCGCAAGACCTAAAAGAATAGTACCAGATTGGTTATAATTTCGCCCACCTACTAACAACAATTGCCTAGGTGCCACTAGCTTAACA encodes:
- a CDS encoding substrate import-associated zinc metallohydrolase lipoprotein; its protein translation is MNTSNKKDMKLANACSYLIAVIAIIILSSCSQEDSFKGSALDTSTPKLSVLDTYIRTNYVSAYNIDVLYKWNENVVDNNRFLFPPVETNVQPVLEVVEKIWLDSYSEVGGTDFVKLVAPRQLLLVGGRNYNQSGTILLGLAEGGKRITLFETDLVDVSDKANITRFLSTIQHEYCHILNQTIPFDEDGYGEITPAEYTAQWFNTSIADARELGFISDYARSNVIEDFAEMVNFMLINSNEEYNALIDAIVDVEARENIRKKEVIVADYFDKQWDIDIYELQEVTARNTQEVINN